A part of Vigna radiata var. radiata cultivar VC1973A chromosome 11, Vradiata_ver6, whole genome shotgun sequence genomic DNA contains:
- the LOC106776878 gene encoding mitochondrial import inner membrane translocase subunit TIM50-like, translating to MVLDKLDWNRFISHQLYRDSCRHIDRKLVKDLNETGRDLKWVVIVDDNPNSFSNQTENVILIRRFVNYIFDLELWKLRSFFDGSDCYDDMRDVRSEHGSAPTPDDASNADDDIRRTQCWVDAVGGKKKGRVYGAGQLAANYTASRGGTLKHQPSSSSTXSADEAIQRLTQLLEQRDQENRALKE from the exons ATGGTGCTGGACAAGCTAGATTGGAACCGGTTCATCTCGCACCAACTTTACCGTGATTCGTGCCGCCACATAGACAGGAAGCTCGTGAAGGACCTTAACGAAACTGGACGTGATCTCAAATGGGTGGTTATAGTGGATGATAACCCAAATTCCTTTTCGAACCAAACCGAGAATGTTATTTTGATTCGGCGCTTCGTGAATTATATTTTCGACCTGGAGCTCTGGAAATTGAGAAGCTTTTTTGATGGGTCTGATTGTTATGATGACATGAGAGAT GTTAGATCTGaacatgggtcagctcctacaccGGATGATGCGAGTAATGCAGATGACGACATCCGTAGGACACAGTGCTGGGTCGATGccgttggtgggaagaaaaagggacgagtctacggtgcaggacaacttgcCGCAAACTATACAGCATCGAGAGGAGGTACactgaagcaccaaccttcttcttcttccacccNTTCTGCTGACGAGGCCATCCAGCGCTTAACACAGCTACTAgagcaacgtgaccaggaaaaTCGTGCATTGAAAGAATAA
- the LOC106776879 gene encoding transcription factor MYB106-like isoform X2 has protein sequence MGRVACCEKVGLKKGPWTPDEDKKLLDYVRNYGHGNWRSVPAKAGLQRCGKSCRLRWINYLKPDIKRGNFSAEEDHTIIQLHALLGNKWSIIAAHLPQRTDNEIKNYWNTNIKKRLIRMGLDPITHKKIENNTFEPFGGCHEYPKDNINICHVAQWEGARLEAEARGSKLQVGSGSSQLSGLILRKIPTQPCLSSHSVSTKNNTAYNIF, from the exons ATGGGAAGGGTGGCATGCTGTGAGAAGGTAGGGTTGAAGAAAGGACCATGGACTCCAGACGAAGACAAGAAGCTCCTCGACTATGTTCGGAACTATGGCCATGGAAACTGGCGTTCAGTGCCTGCCAAAGCGG GTCTTCAAAGATGTGGAAAGAGTTGCAGATTGAGATGGATTAACTATCTCAAACCTGACATAAAACGAGGAAACTTCAGCGCGGAGGAAGATCACACCATTATTCAACTTCATGCCCTTCTTGGAAACAA ATGGTCAATCATAGCAGCTCATCTGCCCCAAAGAACAGACAATGAGATCAAGAACTATTGGAATACCAACATTAAGAAAAGACTCATCAGAATGGGCTTAGATCCCATTACCcacaaaaaaatagaaaataacacGTTTGAACCCTTTGGTGGTTGCCATGAATACCCCAAGGACAACATCAATATCTGCCATGTGGCTCAATGGGAAGGTGCTCGACTTGAAGCTGAAGCCAGAGGATCTAAGTTGCAAGTTGGATCCGGATCTTCGCAACTCTCTGGgctaattttaagaaaaattccAACTCAACCTTGTCTTTCATCACATTCAGTgtcaacaaaaaacaacacaGCGTATAACAT TTTCTAA
- the LOC106776879 gene encoding transcription factor MYB106-like isoform X1: MGRVACCEKVGLKKGPWTPDEDKKLLDYVRNYGHGNWRSVPAKAGLQRCGKSCRLRWINYLKPDIKRGNFSAEEDHTIIQLHALLGNKWSIIAAHLPQRTDNEIKNYWNTNIKKRLIRMGLDPITHKKIENNTFEPFGGCHEYPKDNINICHVAQWEGARLEAEARGSKLQVGSGSSQLSGLILRKIPTQPCLSSHSVSTKNNTAYNMYALVLATNHDFRSSVSTLTIPTLPAVSNISQITNTEKVLKGYVSNLQDDDIMVALEAFMTARSESIEELFDEPTSI; encoded by the exons ATGGGAAGGGTGGCATGCTGTGAGAAGGTAGGGTTGAAGAAAGGACCATGGACTCCAGACGAAGACAAGAAGCTCCTCGACTATGTTCGGAACTATGGCCATGGAAACTGGCGTTCAGTGCCTGCCAAAGCGG GTCTTCAAAGATGTGGAAAGAGTTGCAGATTGAGATGGATTAACTATCTCAAACCTGACATAAAACGAGGAAACTTCAGCGCGGAGGAAGATCACACCATTATTCAACTTCATGCCCTTCTTGGAAACAA ATGGTCAATCATAGCAGCTCATCTGCCCCAAAGAACAGACAATGAGATCAAGAACTATTGGAATACCAACATTAAGAAAAGACTCATCAGAATGGGCTTAGATCCCATTACCcacaaaaaaatagaaaataacacGTTTGAACCCTTTGGTGGTTGCCATGAATACCCCAAGGACAACATCAATATCTGCCATGTGGCTCAATGGGAAGGTGCTCGACTTGAAGCTGAAGCCAGAGGATCTAAGTTGCAAGTTGGATCCGGATCTTCGCAACTCTCTGGgctaattttaagaaaaattccAACTCAACCTTGTCTTTCATCACATTCAGTgtcaacaaaaaacaacacaGCGTATAACATGTATGCCCTCGTGCTTGCCACAAATCATGATTTTCGGTCATCTGTATCCACTTTGACCATTCCTACACTTCCTGCAGTTTCTAATATTTCACAAATCACCAACACAGAAAAGGTATTGAAAGGTTATGTATCAAACTTACAAGATGATGACATTATGGTGGCTTTGGAAGCATTTATGACAGCAAGGTCCGAGAGTATCGAAGAGCTGTTTGATGAACCCACTTCCATTTAG